One genomic segment of Amycolatopsis granulosa includes these proteins:
- a CDS encoding FAD-binding protein, translating to MTHTADVIVIGFGAAGACAAIEAADAGADVLVLDRFGGGGATALSGGIVYAGGGTAQQREAGVDDSADAMYDYLRLEVGAAVSEETLRRFCDSSPAMIEWLERNGVPFEGSLCPYKTSYPNDDYYLYHSGSESAGGFRDLAKPAARGHRAKGPGTSGKVLFARLAEAARRRGVRVLPGTRAESLIVSGGVVTGVRVRTLRDAPAWVRAAHARMARYAAKPGIYVPAVRNALRGRIERLERRYAREVELTARCGVVIAAGGFISNRALVREHAPAYRGGLALGTIADDGSGIGLGTAVGAATGEMHRISAWRFLTPPSAMLTGVLVDAAGRRIIDESRYGAAIGEVMIGRHDGRGWLLADAGTIAEARRTARRESQWFQWLQARYLLRRGRVSAHSLEEVARRAGVDAQGLRATVEAYNAAAETGAADPAGKPAEYVRPVRTPPFSLIDVSIKPSLGFPCPMLTLGGLVVDESTGQVCAGDGTGIAGLYAAGRSAVGICSRSYVSGLSLADCVFSGRRAGVSAARWLDG from the coding sequence GTGACACACACGGCGGATGTCATCGTGATCGGGTTCGGGGCGGCCGGCGCCTGTGCGGCGATCGAGGCCGCCGACGCCGGTGCCGACGTGCTCGTGCTGGACCGCTTCGGTGGTGGCGGTGCGACCGCGCTGAGCGGCGGCATCGTCTACGCGGGCGGGGGCACCGCGCAGCAGCGGGAGGCCGGGGTCGACGACTCGGCCGACGCGATGTACGACTACCTGCGGCTCGAGGTCGGCGCCGCGGTGTCGGAGGAGACGCTGCGGCGCTTCTGCGACTCCAGCCCGGCGATGATCGAGTGGCTGGAGCGCAACGGTGTGCCGTTCGAGGGCAGCCTGTGCCCGTACAAGACGTCGTACCCCAACGACGACTACTACCTGTACCACTCGGGCAGCGAGTCCGCGGGCGGGTTCCGTGACCTGGCCAAGCCGGCGGCGCGCGGGCACCGCGCGAAGGGTCCGGGCACCTCGGGGAAGGTGCTGTTCGCCCGGCTGGCCGAGGCGGCCCGGCGGCGCGGCGTGCGGGTGCTGCCCGGTACCCGGGCCGAGTCGCTGATCGTCTCCGGCGGTGTGGTGACCGGCGTGCGCGTGCGGACCCTGCGCGACGCGCCCGCGTGGGTGCGTGCCGCGCACGCCCGGATGGCGCGGTACGCGGCCAAACCCGGCATCTACGTGCCGGCCGTGCGCAACGCCCTGCGGGGACGGATCGAGCGGCTGGAGCGCCGGTACGCCCGCGAGGTGGAACTCACCGCCCGGTGCGGGGTCGTGATCGCGGCAGGCGGGTTCATCTCCAACCGGGCGCTCGTGCGTGAGCACGCCCCGGCCTACCGCGGCGGGCTGGCGCTGGGCACGATCGCCGACGACGGTTCCGGTATCGGGCTCGGCACGGCGGTGGGCGCGGCGACCGGCGAGATGCACCGGATCTCGGCCTGGCGGTTTCTCACCCCGCCGAGCGCGATGCTCACTGGCGTACTGGTCGACGCCGCCGGCCGGCGGATCATCGACGAGTCCCGCTACGGCGCAGCCATCGGCGAGGTGATGATCGGCAGGCACGACGGCAGGGGCTGGCTGCTCGCCGACGCCGGGACCATCGCCGAGGCGCGCCGCACCGCGCGGCGGGAAAGCCAGTGGTTCCAGTGGTTGCAGGCCCGGTACCTGCTGCGGCGCGGCCGGGTGTCCGCGCACTCGCTGGAGGAGGTGGCCCGGCGCGCGGGGGTGGACGCCCAGGGGCTGAGGGCGACCGTCGAGGCGTACAACGCGGCCGCGGAGACCGGGGCGGCCGATCCGGCGGGCAAACCCGCCGAGTACGTGCGGCCGGTGCGCACGCCGCCGTTCTCGCTCATCGACGTCTCCATCAAGCCCAGCCTCGGTTTCCCGTGCCCGATGCTCACCCTCGGTGGCCTGGTGGTGGACGAGTCGACCGGCCAGGTGTGCGCCGGGGACGGCACCGGGATCGCGGGCCTGTATGCCGCGGGCCGCTCCGCGGTGGGAATCTGTTCCAGGTCCTACGTGAGCGGGCTGTCCCTCGCCGACTGTGTGTTTTCCGGGCGTAGAGCGGGAGTATCCGCAGCTCGGTGGCTGGACGGGTGA
- the hsaA gene encoding 3-hydroxy-9,10-secoandrosta-1,3,5(10)-triene-9,17-dione monooxygenase oxygenase subunit: MADQDGRGVLAGVRELLPVLRERAQECEDARRVPAESIKALQETGFFKLLQPEVFGGYEADPVTFYTAVKLLASACGSTGWVASILGVHPWHLALFPPQAQQDVWGADVDVRISSSYAPMGKARVVDGGYRLSGRWSFSSGCDHATWVFLGAPAFDAGGKPVDFCTYLLPIGDYAIEDVWDTVGLRGTGSNDIVVEDAFVPAHRALSFRDTSTCRTPGQEINAGPLYRLPYGSVHPSTITAPIIGMAQGAYDAHVAHQRTRVRAAYLGEQSKEDPFAKVRVAEAASEIDAAWLQLTRNIDELYQLACRGEKLPFATRLRVRRDQVRGTERAIAAVDRLFENSGGRALKRGTPIQRFWRDVHAGRVHAANDPERAYLLFGNGEFGLPVENAMV, translated from the coding sequence ATGGCCGATCAGGATGGTCGCGGGGTGCTGGCCGGGGTCCGGGAGCTGCTTCCCGTCCTGCGGGAGCGGGCCCAGGAGTGCGAGGACGCGCGGCGCGTTCCGGCGGAGTCGATCAAGGCGCTGCAGGAGACCGGGTTCTTCAAGCTGCTCCAGCCGGAGGTCTTCGGCGGCTACGAGGCCGACCCGGTGACCTTCTACACGGCGGTGAAGCTGCTGGCGAGCGCGTGCGGATCGACCGGGTGGGTCGCCTCGATCCTCGGCGTGCACCCGTGGCACCTGGCGCTGTTCCCGCCGCAGGCGCAGCAGGACGTGTGGGGCGCCGACGTGGATGTGCGCATCTCGTCGTCCTACGCACCGATGGGCAAGGCCCGCGTGGTCGACGGCGGGTACCGGCTGTCCGGCCGGTGGAGCTTCTCCTCCGGCTGCGACCACGCCACCTGGGTGTTCCTGGGCGCACCGGCGTTCGACGCCGGGGGCAAGCCGGTCGACTTCTGCACCTACCTGCTGCCGATCGGCGACTACGCGATCGAGGACGTGTGGGACACCGTCGGCCTGCGCGGCACCGGCAGCAACGACATCGTCGTCGAGGACGCGTTCGTCCCCGCCCACCGCGCGCTGAGCTTCCGCGACACCTCGACGTGCCGCACGCCGGGGCAGGAGATCAACGCGGGACCGCTGTACCGGCTGCCGTACGGATCGGTGCACCCGTCGACGATCACCGCCCCGATCATCGGCATGGCCCAGGGCGCCTACGACGCGCACGTGGCGCACCAGCGCACCCGGGTGCGCGCCGCGTACCTCGGTGAGCAGTCCAAGGAGGACCCGTTCGCGAAGGTGCGGGTCGCCGAGGCGGCCAGCGAGATCGACGCCGCGTGGCTCCAGCTCACCCGCAACATCGACGAGCTGTACCAGCTGGCCTGCCGCGGGGAGAAGCTGCCGTTCGCCACCCGGCTGCGCGTCCGGCGGGACCAGGTGCGCGGCACCGAACGGGCGATCGCCGCCGTGGACCGGTTGTTCGAGAACTCCGGCGGGCGCGCGCTGAAGCGCGGCACCCCGATCCAGCGGTTCTGGCGCGACGTGCACGCCGGCCGCGTGCACGCCGCCAACGACCCCGAGCGCGCCTACCTCCTCTTCGGCAACGGCGAGTTCGGCCTCCCGGTCGAGAATGCGATGGTGTGA
- the hsaD gene encoding 4,5:9,10-diseco-3-hydroxy-5,9,17-trioxoandrosta-1(10),2-diene-4-oate hydrolase: protein MTEGNYADVGGGLRLHYHEAGTEHAETVVLLHGGGPGASAWSNFARNIEVFAKSFRVVAVDQPGFGRSDKPARHPQYFTHSSAAVVGLLDALGIGTAHLVGNSLGGGTAVRLALDHPERAGRLVLMGPGGLSTNLFAPDPTEGVRALSRFAAPPGPSKEKLAAFLRLMVFDPSLITDELIEERYAAASTPESLAAMRAMGASFAGPDHEQGMLWRDAYRLRQRVLLVWGREDRVNPLDGALVALKTIPRAQLHVFGRCGHWVQLERFDEFNRLALDFLRGE, encoded by the coding sequence ATGACCGAGGGCAACTACGCCGACGTCGGCGGGGGCTTGCGGCTGCACTACCACGAAGCCGGCACCGAACACGCGGAAACCGTGGTACTGCTGCACGGCGGCGGCCCGGGCGCGTCGGCGTGGAGCAACTTCGCCCGCAACATCGAGGTGTTCGCCAAGTCGTTCCGGGTCGTCGCCGTCGACCAGCCCGGCTTCGGCCGGTCGGACAAACCGGCGCGGCACCCCCAGTACTTCACGCACAGCTCGGCCGCGGTCGTCGGCCTGCTCGACGCACTCGGCATCGGCACGGCCCACCTGGTCGGCAACTCGCTCGGCGGCGGCACCGCGGTGCGGCTCGCGCTGGACCACCCGGAACGCGCCGGGCGGCTCGTGCTGATGGGGCCGGGCGGGCTGAGCACCAACCTGTTCGCACCCGACCCGACCGAAGGCGTCCGCGCGCTCAGCCGGTTCGCCGCGCCACCCGGGCCCAGCAAGGAGAAGCTCGCCGCGTTCCTGAGGCTGATGGTGTTCGACCCGTCGCTGATCACCGACGAGCTGATCGAGGAGCGCTACGCCGCCGCCAGCACGCCCGAATCGCTGGCTGCGATGCGCGCGATGGGTGCCTCCTTCGCCGGACCGGACCACGAGCAGGGCATGCTCTGGCGCGACGCGTACCGGCTGCGGCAGCGCGTGCTGCTCGTCTGGGGCCGCGAGGACCGGGTCAACCCCCTCGACGGTGCGCTGGTGGCGCTCAAGACGATCCCGCGCGCCCAGCTGCACGTGTTCGGCCGTTGCGGGCACTGGGTGCAGCTGGAGCGTTTCGACGAGTTCAACCGGCTGGCCCTGGACTTCCTGCGAGGTGAATGA
- the hsaC gene encoding iron-dependent extradiol dioxygenase HsaC, producing the protein MGIRSLAYLRIAATDMAAWREYGLKVLGMVEGKGSHPEALYLRMDDFPARLVIVPGETDRLAVAGWETAGAADLDEVRARLDAHGVPYKEGSAEVLAERRVTELISFDDPSGNTLEVFHGVALEHRRVVSPYGHRFVTGEQGLGHVVLSTHDDDAALHFYRDVLGFRLRDSMRLPPQMLGRPADGPPAWLRFFGCNPRHHSLAFLPMPTPSGIVHLMIEVEHTDDVGLCLDRAKRRGVPMSATLGRHVNDLMLSFYMKTPGGFDVEFGCEGRQVDDESWIARESTAVSLWGHDFSVGMQP; encoded by the coding sequence ATGGGCATCCGCTCGCTGGCCTACCTGCGCATCGCGGCCACCGACATGGCCGCCTGGCGCGAGTACGGGCTCAAGGTCCTCGGCATGGTCGAGGGCAAGGGCTCCCATCCGGAGGCGCTCTACCTGCGGATGGACGACTTCCCGGCGCGGCTGGTGATCGTGCCCGGTGAGACCGACCGGCTGGCCGTCGCCGGATGGGAGACCGCCGGAGCGGCCGATCTCGACGAGGTGCGGGCGCGGCTGGACGCGCACGGCGTGCCGTACAAGGAGGGCAGCGCCGAGGTGCTGGCCGAGCGCCGGGTCACCGAGCTGATCAGCTTCGACGACCCGTCCGGCAACACCCTGGAGGTGTTCCACGGCGTCGCGCTCGAGCACCGGCGGGTGGTGAGCCCGTACGGGCACCGGTTCGTGACGGGTGAACAGGGTCTCGGGCACGTGGTGCTGTCCACCCACGACGACGACGCGGCCCTGCACTTCTACCGGGACGTGCTCGGGTTCCGGCTGCGCGACTCGATGCGCCTGCCGCCGCAGATGCTCGGCCGCCCGGCGGACGGTCCGCCGGCGTGGCTGCGGTTCTTCGGCTGCAACCCGCGCCACCACAGCCTGGCGTTCCTGCCGATGCCCACCCCGAGCGGGATCGTGCACCTCATGATCGAGGTGGAGCACACCGACGACGTCGGCCTGTGCCTGGACCGCGCGAAACGGCGGGGCGTGCCGATGTCGGCGACCCTGGGCAGGCACGTCAACGACCTGATGCTGTCGTTCTACATGAAGACCCCGGGCGGGTTCGACGTCGAGTTCGGGTGCGAGGGCCGCCAGGTCGACGACGAGTCCTGGATCGCGCGGGAGAGCACCGCGGTGAGCCTGTGGGGCCACGACTTCAGCGTCGGGATGCAGCCATGA
- the hsaB gene encoding 3-hydroxy-9,10-secoandrosta-1,3,5(10)-triene-9,17-dione monooxygenase reductase subunit has protein sequence MIEAAIEPARFRQVLGHFATGVTVVTTMDGAEPAGFACQSFAALSLDPPLVLFCPGRASRTWPVIERSGRFAVNVLAEGQHHVSQVFGARGADKFAAVGWRTAPSGSPVLEDALTWVDCAVETVFEGGDHWVVVGRVTALGEPSDGRPLLFYRGQYTAAAPVRADVISWAGPDDWL, from the coding sequence ATGATCGAGGCCGCGATCGAGCCGGCCCGGTTCCGCCAGGTGCTCGGGCACTTCGCCACCGGCGTCACCGTCGTGACCACGATGGACGGTGCGGAGCCGGCCGGTTTCGCGTGCCAGTCGTTCGCGGCGCTGTCCCTGGACCCGCCGCTGGTGCTGTTCTGCCCGGGCCGGGCGTCGCGGACCTGGCCGGTGATCGAGCGCAGCGGCCGGTTCGCGGTCAACGTGCTGGCCGAGGGGCAGCACCACGTCAGCCAGGTGTTCGGCGCCCGCGGGGCGGACAAGTTCGCCGCGGTCGGCTGGCGCACCGCGCCGTCCGGGTCCCCGGTGCTGGAGGACGCGCTGACCTGGGTCGACTGCGCGGTGGAGACGGTGTTCGAAGGCGGCGACCACTGGGTCGTGGTGGGCCGGGTGACCGCACTGGGCGAGCCGTCCGACGGGCGGCCCCTGCTGTTCTACCGCGGCCAGTACACCGCCGCGGCGCCGGTCCGGGCGGACGTGATCAGCTGGGCCGGCCCGGACGACTGGCTGTGA
- a CDS encoding M20 metallopeptidase family protein: MDLRQDAHELSGDLVALRRALHQVPELGLDLPRTQETVLGALDGLPLEISTGTGLSSVTAVLRGTRDGGGGPVVLLRGDMDALPVTEDTGAEFSSRHEGRMHACGHDLHTAGLVGAARLLSTHRDRLAGDVVFMFQPGEEGHDGAGRMIAEGVLEAAGRPVAEAYGLHVVSAMIPRGTFVSRPGPLMAASDGLFVRVLGAGGHGSRPHAALDPVPAACEMVTALQTMVTRRFSVFDPVVVTVGTFHAGTQRNIIPPEARFEATIRSFSRQARERVAELAVPLCRDIAAAHGLEVEVRYEAEYPVTVNDPAGHEFVAETVREVFGEERFAVAPDPVTGSEDFSRVLDRVPGAFVFLGATFADDPDSAPYNHSPQASFDDSVLADGAALLAELAARRLQGVPA; the protein is encoded by the coding sequence ATGGATCTCAGGCAAGACGCGCACGAGCTGTCCGGCGACCTCGTGGCACTCCGGCGCGCGCTCCACCAGGTTCCCGAACTCGGTCTCGACCTGCCCCGCACCCAGGAGACGGTCCTCGGCGCCCTCGACGGCCTGCCCCTGGAGATCAGCACCGGCACCGGCCTGTCGTCGGTCACCGCGGTGCTGCGCGGTACACGGGACGGCGGCGGTGGCCCGGTCGTGCTGCTGCGCGGCGACATGGACGCGCTGCCGGTCACCGAGGACACCGGGGCCGAGTTCAGCTCGCGGCACGAGGGGCGGATGCACGCGTGCGGTCACGACCTGCACACCGCGGGGCTCGTCGGCGCCGCGCGGCTGCTGTCGACACACCGGGACCGGCTCGCCGGGGACGTGGTGTTCATGTTCCAGCCCGGGGAGGAGGGCCACGACGGTGCCGGGCGCATGATCGCCGAGGGCGTGCTGGAGGCGGCCGGCCGTCCGGTCGCCGAAGCGTACGGGCTGCACGTGGTGTCCGCGATGATCCCGCGCGGGACGTTCGTCTCGCGGCCGGGACCGCTGATGGCCGCCTCCGACGGCTTGTTCGTACGGGTGCTCGGCGCCGGCGGGCACGGGTCGCGGCCGCACGCCGCACTCGACCCGGTGCCCGCGGCGTGCGAGATGGTGACCGCGCTGCAGACGATGGTGACCCGCCGGTTCAGCGTGTTCGACCCGGTCGTGGTCACCGTCGGTACGTTCCACGCCGGCACCCAGCGCAACATCATCCCCCCGGAGGCCCGCTTCGAGGCCACCATCCGCAGCTTCTCCCGGCAGGCGCGGGAGCGGGTGGCGGAGCTGGCCGTCCCACTGTGCCGGGACATCGCCGCGGCGCACGGCCTCGAGGTGGAGGTCCGCTACGAGGCCGAGTACCCGGTCACCGTCAACGACCCGGCCGGGCACGAGTTCGTCGCCGAGACCGTGCGGGAGGTGTTCGGCGAGGAGCGGTTCGCGGTGGCTCCGGATCCGGTCACCGGGTCCGAGGACTTCTCGCGCGTGCTGGATCGCGTCCCGGGCGCGTTCGTGTTCCTCGGCGCGACCTTCGCCGACGACCCCGACTCGGCTCCCTACAACCATTCTCCGCAGGCATCGTTCGACGACAGCGTGCTCGCCGACGGTGCGGCGCTGCTCGCCGAACTGGCCGCGCGGCGCCTGCAGGGGGTGCCGGCATGA
- a CDS encoding metal-dependent hydrolase family protein gives MTRILFAGGRVFDGTGSDPFEADVVVEDGRIAGIGTGLDGDEVVDCAGATLLPGLFDCHVHVTVSDISLIKQFQKPFSYQFYEAARNLRSTLELGITTVRDAGGADLGIKKAQADGLITGPRLDISIGIISQTGGHGDDWMPSGHCVPLTLPHPGRPRTVADGPDEMRKVARTLLRAGADVLKVCTTGGVLSPGDDPRHTQFSPAELDVLVAEAAMQGKAVMAHAQGTDGIKNAVRAGIRSIEHGIYLDDEAIDLMLAHGTWLVPTLIAPVAVIRAARAGAALTDETIRKAEDVAEVHACSVRRAVEAGVKIAMGTDSGVGPHGTNLEELPLMQAAGMTPGQVLAASTSSAAELLGYGDSLGRLAPGFRADLVVASGDPYDLAALPGRIREVWQDGVRVVAPGSPQ, from the coding sequence ATGACCCGGATCCTGTTCGCCGGCGGCCGCGTGTTCGACGGCACCGGCAGCGACCCGTTCGAGGCGGACGTGGTGGTCGAGGACGGGCGCATCGCCGGGATCGGCACCGGCCTGGACGGCGACGAGGTCGTCGACTGCGCCGGCGCCACGCTGCTGCCCGGCCTGTTCGACTGCCACGTGCACGTCACGGTGTCCGACATCAGCCTGATCAAGCAGTTCCAGAAACCGTTTTCCTACCAGTTCTACGAGGCCGCGCGGAACCTGCGCAGCACCCTGGAGCTGGGCATCACGACGGTGCGGGACGCCGGCGGCGCCGATCTCGGCATCAAGAAAGCGCAGGCGGACGGACTGATCACCGGTCCGCGGCTGGACATCTCGATCGGCATCATCAGCCAGACCGGCGGGCACGGCGACGATTGGATGCCCTCCGGGCACTGCGTCCCGCTGACGCTGCCGCATCCCGGCCGCCCGCGGACGGTGGCCGACGGGCCGGACGAGATGCGCAAGGTCGCCCGCACCCTGCTGCGCGCCGGGGCCGACGTGCTCAAGGTGTGCACCACGGGCGGTGTCCTCTCCCCGGGCGACGACCCGCGGCACACGCAGTTCTCGCCGGCCGAGCTCGACGTGCTCGTCGCCGAGGCGGCGATGCAGGGCAAGGCGGTGATGGCGCACGCGCAGGGCACCGACGGCATCAAGAACGCGGTGCGGGCGGGGATCCGGTCCATCGAGCACGGGATCTACCTCGACGACGAGGCCATCGACCTGATGCTCGCGCACGGCACCTGGCTGGTGCCGACGCTGATCGCGCCGGTCGCGGTGATCCGCGCGGCCCGGGCCGGTGCCGCCCTGACCGACGAGACGATCCGCAAGGCCGAGGACGTCGCCGAGGTGCACGCCTGCTCGGTGCGCCGTGCGGTCGAAGCCGGGGTGAAGATCGCGATGGGCACCGACAGCGGTGTCGGCCCGCACGGCACGAACCTCGAGGAGCTGCCGTTGATGCAGGCGGCCGGGATGACGCCGGGCCAGGTGCTCGCGGCATCCACCTCGTCGGCCGCCGAACTGCTCGGCTACGGCGACTCACTGGGCCGGCTCGCGCCCGGGTTCCGTGCCGACCTGGTGGTCGCCTCCGGCGACCCCTACGACCTGGCCGCGCTGCCCGGGCGCATCCGGGAGGTGTGGCAGGACGGCGTGCGGGTGGTGGCCCCGGGCTCACCGCAGTGA
- a CDS encoding alpha/beta fold hydrolase has translation MISDSGTCPVPDGQLHVERRGSGPALLLVTGGTGAAAAYHALADELAADYTVLGYDRRGHFGSASPTGGPLTVTRHADDARAVIEHFGYGKALVFGSSAGGQIGLELAVRHPEVVGGLVVHEPPAVGLLPDAEDWIAFAEEQAARSASGDVFGAFRAFLASIAGAGLPPLKTVRLPHEHEWQVLFDRELAGIYRYLPDLDALRRSPVPIVLTAGEGSRGYYHYRPARALALELGLPFVELPGAHLAPQRDAKTFAAALNVVLADLVL, from the coding sequence ATGATCTCGGACAGCGGTACGTGCCCGGTGCCGGACGGGCAACTGCACGTCGAGCGACGCGGATCGGGTCCGGCCCTGCTCCTGGTCACCGGGGGCACCGGAGCCGCGGCCGCCTACCACGCCCTCGCCGACGAACTCGCCGCCGACTACACCGTCCTCGGCTACGACCGGCGCGGTCACTTCGGCAGCGCGAGCCCCACCGGCGGCCCGCTCACCGTCACCCGCCACGCCGACGACGCGCGTGCCGTCATCGAGCACTTCGGCTACGGCAAGGCGCTCGTGTTCGGCAGCAGCGCGGGCGGCCAGATCGGCCTGGAGCTGGCTGTCCGGCACCCGGAGGTCGTCGGTGGCCTGGTCGTGCACGAGCCACCGGCGGTCGGCCTGCTGCCCGACGCCGAGGACTGGATCGCCTTCGCCGAGGAACAGGCGGCGCGGAGCGCATCCGGCGACGTCTTCGGCGCCTTCCGGGCCTTCCTCGCCTCGATCGCGGGCGCCGGGCTGCCCCCGCTCAAGACGGTGCGCCTGCCGCACGAACACGAGTGGCAGGTGCTGTTCGACCGTGAACTCGCCGGCATCTACCGCTACCTGCCGGACCTGGACGCGCTGCGCCGCAGCCCGGTGCCGATCGTGCTGACCGCGGGCGAGGGCAGCCGCGGCTACTACCACTACCGGCCGGCTCGCGCGCTCGCCCTCGAACTCGGACTGCCGTTCGTCGAGCTGCCCGGGGCGCACCTGGCCCCGCAACGGGACGCGAAAACCTTCGCCGCGGCGCTGAACGTCGTTCTCGCCGATCTGGTGCTCTGA
- a CDS encoding class I SAM-dependent methyltransferase, protein MPDAIFAHPRLAAVYDTFDGPRDDLGHYLAIADELGAERVLDVGCGTGSLAVLLAGRGRTVIGVDPAAASLEIARAKDTTGRVTWIHGDATDVPRAAADLAVMAGNVAQVFVTDEEWSRTLAGIHAALRPGGRLVFETRRPDRRAWEDWAAGEPLVLDVPGAGTVTRRLEVTDVSLPLVSFRFTYRFHDDGAVVTSDSTLRFRDRGEITETLAAQGFRVADVRDAPDRPGAELVFLAERDQPAAHRGRP, encoded by the coding sequence ATGCCGGACGCGATCTTCGCCCACCCCCGTCTCGCCGCGGTCTACGACACCTTCGACGGCCCCCGCGACGACCTCGGCCACTACCTCGCGATCGCCGACGAACTCGGCGCGGAGCGGGTTCTCGACGTCGGCTGCGGGACGGGCAGCCTGGCGGTGCTGCTCGCCGGGCGGGGGCGCACCGTCATCGGCGTCGATCCGGCCGCGGCCTCGCTGGAGATCGCCAGGGCGAAGGACACCACCGGCCGCGTGACCTGGATCCACGGGGATGCCACCGACGTGCCGCGCGCCGCGGCCGACCTCGCCGTCATGGCGGGCAACGTCGCGCAGGTCTTCGTCACCGACGAGGAGTGGAGCCGCACGCTCGCGGGCATCCACGCCGCGTTGCGGCCGGGCGGCCGGCTCGTGTTCGAGACGCGGCGCCCGGACCGGCGCGCCTGGGAGGACTGGGCGGCGGGCGAACCGCTCGTGCTCGACGTCCCCGGGGCGGGCACCGTGACCCGGCGGCTCGAGGTGACCGACGTCAGCCTGCCGCTCGTCTCGTTCCGGTTCACCTACCGGTTCCACGACGACGGCGCAGTGGTCACTTCGGACTCGACGCTGCGGTTCCGGGACCGCGGGGAGATCACCGAAACCCTGGCGGCCCAGGGGTTCCGCGTGGCGGACGTGCGGGACGCGCCGGACCGGCCCGGCGCGGAACTGGTGTTCCTGGCCGAACGGGACCAGCCGGCGGCGCACCGGGGCCGGCCCTGA
- a CDS encoding steroid 3-ketoacyl-CoA thiolase: MGEPVVVEAVRTPVGKRRGWLAGLHAAELLGSAQRALVERAGLDAAIVEQVIGGCVTQAGEQSGNVTRTAWLHAGLPETTGATTVDAQCGSAQQAAHLVAGLIAAGAIEAGIACGVEAMSRIPLGANRGVDAGTPKPGSWSIDMPNQYGAAERIAQRRGITRAEADRFGLASQAKAATAWAQGRFDREVVPVKAPVLDTDGQPTGETRLVARDQGLRETTPEGLARLTPVLDGGIHTAGTSSQISDGAAAVLIMDSARAAALGLRPRARIRAQALVGAEPYYHLDGPVQATSRVLERAGMTIGDVDLFEVNEAFAAVVLSWQQVHAPDPERVNVNGGAIALGHPVGSTGARLLTTALHELERSDRTTALVTMCAGGALSTATVLERL; encoded by the coding sequence GTGGGTGAACCCGTCGTCGTCGAGGCCGTGCGGACCCCGGTCGGGAAGCGACGTGGCTGGCTGGCCGGGTTGCACGCCGCGGAGCTGCTGGGGTCCGCGCAGCGGGCGCTGGTGGAACGGGCCGGGCTGGACGCCGCGATCGTGGAACAGGTTATCGGCGGGTGCGTGACGCAGGCGGGTGAGCAGTCGGGCAACGTGACGCGCACGGCGTGGCTGCACGCGGGGCTGCCCGAGACGACCGGCGCCACGACCGTCGACGCGCAGTGCGGCTCCGCCCAGCAGGCGGCGCACCTGGTCGCCGGGTTGATCGCGGCAGGCGCGATCGAGGCGGGCATCGCGTGCGGCGTGGAGGCGATGAGCCGGATCCCGCTCGGCGCGAACCGCGGAGTGGACGCCGGCACGCCGAAGCCCGGCTCGTGGTCGATCGACATGCCCAACCAGTACGGCGCGGCGGAGCGGATCGCACAACGGCGTGGCATCACCCGGGCGGAGGCGGACCGGTTCGGCCTGGCCTCACAGGCGAAGGCGGCCACGGCGTGGGCGCAGGGCCGGTTCGACCGCGAAGTGGTGCCGGTGAAGGCGCCGGTGCTGGACACCGACGGGCAGCCGACCGGGGAGACCCGGCTCGTCGCGCGGGACCAGGGCCTGCGCGAGACGACGCCGGAGGGCCTCGCCCGGCTCACGCCGGTGCTCGACGGGGGCATCCACACGGCCGGCACGTCGTCCCAGATCTCCGACGGGGCCGCCGCCGTGCTGATCATGGACTCCGCCCGAGCGGCCGCGCTGGGACTCCGGCCACGTGCCCGGATCCGCGCGCAGGCGCTGGTCGGGGCCGAGCCGTACTACCACCTCGACGGCCCGGTCCAGGCGACCTCCCGCGTGCTGGAGCGCGCGGGCATGACGATCGGTGACGTGGACCTGTTCGAGGTCAACGAGGCGTTCGCGGCCGTGGTGCTGTCCTGGCAGCAGGTGCACGCGCCGGACCCGGAGCGGGTCAACGTCAACGGCGGCGCGATCGCGCTCGGGCACCCGGTCGGCAGCACGGGCGCGCGGCTGCTCACCACGGCGCTGCACGAGCTGGAACGCAGCGACCGGACCACCGCGCTGGTGACCATGTGCGCCGGCGGCGCGTTGTCCACGGCCACCGTCCTGGAGCGGCTGTAG